A window of Kineococcus sp. NBC_00420 genomic DNA:
CACGGTCGCGATGACGTCGCGGGAGGCGATGCGACGTCGCACCCGGCGTCCCTCCTCGACGACGACGACCTCGGGGCAGACGAGTCCGGTCGCGGCGAGCGCTCCCGCCGCCTCCCGGGAGAGCACCTCACCGGGACGCACCGCGGCCAGCGCCGAGCGGGTCGTGATGGGCAACGCCTGCCACCAGGCCGCGAGCGCGGGGTCCAGCTCCTGCCGGACGTAGCCCGTGCCACCCCAGGTACCCGAACCGGGGCCGCGGTCGTGGTTCCCGGTCGCCTGCACGTTCTCACTCACGCCAGCAGTGTGGTCGACGTTCGAACATCGCGCCTCCGGAGCTGGCTCCGGACCCGTTCGGACCCTCAACTCCGGCGACCGCGCTGCCGAGGACGAGGGGACGGGACGACGCACCACCAGGAGGACATCGACGTGTTGGCGGCTCTCATCGTGCTGCGCACCCTCGTCGTCGTCGCGTCGTTCCTCGTCGTCGCCCGGCGGGCGTCGCGGGAGAGCGGTGCACGGACCCAGGTCCGGGGGTCGTGGCGGTCCTACCGCGCCGGTCTGGGCCTGCTGGCCGCGAGCAGCGCGCTCGAGACGGTCCCGGTGCTCCTCGGGCAGTCCGTCGGACGCGTCGGTCTCGGTCTCGTCCTGGTGCTGCGGGTGACCAGCACCACCGGCTGCTTCTTCCTCTACCACGGCATCTCCCGGTGGTACCGGGCACACGACAAGGGGCGTCCCTCCGGACGCGTCGACTGGCTGGTCGGGATCAGCTGCGTCCTGGGGGTCGCCGGACTGGCCAACGTCGTCCTGGTCGTCCCGGACGGCGGCACCGGTCTGGCCCAGCAGCTGCGGATCGTGCACGTCGCCTCGATCGCGGTGCTGCTGAGCGCCGTGGCGTTCTTCGCCCTGACCATGCCGCGCGATCTGCGTGGCCGGTCCACGATGGTCGCCGCGGCCGTCGCGCTCGTCCTGGTCACCCAGGTCGTCTACCTCCTGCACGGGCCGCAGCTCGGAATCGTCCTCGCCTGCTGGACGGCGTGGGCCTACCTGGCCGTCGCCTACGCGATCGCCGCCTGCCTGCCCGCCGTGACGCTGGGCCACCAGCACCACCGCATCCTGTCGGTGCCCGTCGTCAGCTCCGCCGGTCTGGTGCTCGGTCTCGTGAGCCTCCTCGGCGCCGGGCTGGTCCCGCGGCCCACGCACTGGGCCCTGTGGTTCGGGGCCGCGGCCATCGCCGGGTCGGGCGTGCGGCTGGTGCGACTGGTCCGCGATCTCGCCGACCACGACCGGGCCCGCCGCCAGGCCCGCACCGACGACCTCACCGGTCTCGCCAACCGCCGTGAGTTCCTCGACCACCTGCGCCGCGCCGCCGGCGAAGGCGCTCCGTTCGCCGTGCTGCTGCTGGACCTCGACCGGTTCAAGGAGGTCAACGACCAGCACGGTCACGCCGCGGGTGACGAGCTGCTCACCGCCACCGCCATCCGGCTCGGCTCCGTCCTGCCCCACCCGGCCCTGCTCGCCCGCCTCGGCGGCGACGAGTTCGCCGTCCTGCTGCCCGGTGCCGACGCGGCCGAGGCCGTCACGACGGCGGGTTCGATGCTCGCCGCCGTGTCCCGGGTCGACGTCGTGCTCGGTTCCGTCGTCGCCCACACCGTCGGGGCCAGCGTCGGCGTCGCCACCAGCAGCGGTTCCGACGGCCTGAGCGGCGAGGAGCTGCTGCGCCGCGCCGACGGGGCGATGTACACGGCGAAGGTCGGTGGGCTCGGCGTCGCGCTGCACGACGAGGTCACCGACCGCGCCTGGCGCAGCCGGGTGCTGCTGTCGGAGGAACTGCACGACGCGCTGGGCGTGGACGCCGGACCCTGTGCCGCGGACGCGTTCGAGGTGCACTACCAACCGCAGGTCTCCCTGGTCGACGACGAGGTCGTCGGCGTCGAGGCCCTCGTGCGGTGGAACCACCCACGCCTCGGTCTGCTGGCCCCCGGCGCGTTCCTCGACGTCCTCGAGGAACGCGGCATGATGCCCGCCCTCACCGTCCACGTCGCCCGCCGCGCGGTGACCGACCTGGCGGCCTGGCGCGCGGCGGGGTACGACCTGCGGCTCTCCATCAACACGTCGAGCACCTACCTGTCCAACCCGCAGCTGCTGGAACTCCTCGACGAACTGGCCGAGGGGACCGACCCCTCGCGCATCGTCGTCGAGGTCACCGAGACCTCGTTGATGAACGAACCCGAACGGGCCCTCGCGACGTGCCGCGACATCACCGCCCGCGGGTTCTCGCTGAGCATCGACGACTTCGGCACCGGTTACTCCTCGCTGGCCTACCTGGCCAACCTGCCCGCCACCGAGCTGAAGATCGACCGGGCGTTCACCTCCCGGGCCCTCGTCGACGACCGGATCACCGCGATCGTCGCGGGCACCGTGGACCTCGCCCACCACCTCGGTCTGCGGGTGGTCGCCGAGGGCGTCGAGGACACCGGCACCCTGGAGCTGCTGCGCGGGCTCGGCATCGAGGAGTCGCAGGGCTACCTGCACAGCCGGCCCGTCCCGGCGGGCGAGTTCCTGCGGTGGCTGCGCGGACGCACTCCCGCGGTCGTGTGACGCTCACCCCGTCAACCCGTTCTCGTAGGCGAAGACCACGATCTGCACCCGGTCCCGCAGCCCGAGCTTGCGCAGGATCGCCCCGACGTGCGTCTTCACCGTCGACTCCGAGACGAACACCAGCCGGCCGGCCTCCGCGTTCGACAACCCGCGGGCGACGGCGTCGAACACCTCGCGCTCCTTCGCCGTCAGGGCGAGGAACTGCGGCGGCGGGGGTCTCGTCGCGGTGAGGTCGCGTTCCAGCAGCCGCGTCAGGTCCCCCGGGGCCAGGACGGCGTTGCCGGCGTGGACGGTGCGGATGGCGTCGGCGAGCTGCGCGGGCGTGGTGTCCTTCAGCAGGAAACCGCTGGCCCCGTACCGGATGGCCGTGGCCGCCCGGTCGTCGAGGTCGAACGTCGTCAGCACGATCACCCGCACCGGCGCGGCCCGCCGCGCCACCCGTTCGGGCAGGAAGATCTGCCGGGTCGCCTCGACCCCGTCCATCTCCGGCATCCGCAGGTCCATCAGCACGACGTCGGGCGAGAGTTCCTCGGTGAAGCGCACCGCCTCCAGCCCGTCGCCCGCGGCACCGACGACGTGCAACCCCTCCTGCGCGTCGACGATGACCCGGACCCCGGCCCGGAACAGGTCCTGGTCGTCGACCAGCAGCACCGAGATCACGCGCGCACCGGAACCCGCGCCGTCACCGAGAACCGCCCCGCCGGGCCGGGCGCGACCTCCAGGCCGCCACCGACGCCTTCGAGGCGCCGCCGCATCCCCTCGACGCCCCGCCCACCCGCCGAGGTCGTGCCTCCCGCAGCGGGGATCCCGTTGCTCACGTGCAGCTCCAACCACTGGTTCCCGGGGCCGGAGGACTCCCCCGGCCACCGCTGGACGACGGTCACGGGGGCGTCGCGGTCCCCGTGCCGCAGGGCGTTGGTCAGCATCTCCTGCAGCACCCGGTAGGCGACGGCCGCGAGTTCCGGCGGCAACGGACGCTCGGCCCCCGAGGTCGAGGAGACGATGCGGAAACCCGTCCCCCGCGCACCCTCGACCAGGCTCTGCAACCGCCCCGGCGCCGGGGCCTCCGCCGAGGCCGAGAGGACCTGCTGGACGTCGCGCAACGACGCCCGGGCCGTCCCGGCGATGGTGCCGAGCGTCGCCTTCAACGCCGCCGGGTCGTGGTCGGGGAGGAACTGACCCGACTCCGCCTGGGCCAGGATCACGGCCAGGGAGTGCCCGACGACGTCGTGGACGTCGCGGGCCAGGCGGGCCTGCTCCTCGCGCAACCGCGCGATCTCGTACGCCTGCGCGGTCTCCAGGTGGGCCTGGGCCGATTCCCGTTCGGCGGCGACGCGTTCCCGCCGCGACGTCGCGGCACTGCCCTGGAAACGCAGCGCGAGCCCCGCCAGCCAGGCGGCGGCCAGCACGAGCAGCAGGACGACCAGCGTCGCCGCCGTCCCGAACAGGTTGAAGGCGAACTCCACCTGACGCCGGACGAGGATCCCCGGGTAGTAGTACCCGCTGAACAGCGCCCCCGCAGCCACGAGGGTGCCCGTGACGATCGAGACGCCGGACAACCCCAGGACGAGGGGACCACCCCACCGCGCCGCCGAGAACGCGACGAAGAGCATGAAGGCCTGCGACAGCAGCATCGGGACGGAGTGGGTCAGCTGCAGCACACCCGTCAGCCAGGTCAGGCCCAACGCGATCCCCGGCAACGGCCGGGCGATCCCCACGGTCAACGCGACGAGGAGGACGAAGAACGGGCTCGCGCTCTCGTAGCCCGAGTCGGTCCGGACCCGGAGTTCCGCCAGCCCCGCGGCGGCGGTGAGGAGACCGAGCAGCACGTCGGGACCGAACCGGCGCACCGGGGTCGTCTCGTCGAGGTCGTCCATCGGGACCACCGTAGTCTCCCGGACGCTCACACCAGGGCGTCGCGGACGAGCACGTCGAGGAGGTCCCCGTAGCCGAGACCACCCGCCGCGAACATCAACGGCGCCGCCGAGTGCGCCGTGAACCCCGGCGTCGTGTTCACCTCGTTCAGCACCACCCCGTCGGCGGTGAGGAAGAAGTCCACCCGGGCCAGCCCCCGGCAGCCGAGGGCGTCGAAGACGGCGACCGCCGCCGCCTCCAGCGCGCCCGCCTCGGACGGGCTGACATCGGCCGGCAGCCGGATGTCGGGGTGGCCGCCGTACTTCGCCGCGTGGTCGAAGATGCCGTCCCGCACGACCTCCTCGATCGGCGCGGTCCGCCGCGTCCCGTCCGGCCGGGCCAGGACCGCGACGCAGAACTCCCGGCCCACGACGAACTCCTCCACGAGCACCCGGTCGTCCAGCGCGACGGCGCTCGCGAGCGCCGCGGGCAGTTCGCCGGGTCTCCGGACCAGCGACACCCCGAGGCTGGAACCCGCCGTGACGGGTTTCACCACCACGGGTCCGCCCCAGGGTGCGGCGAGGAGTTCCTCCCGGTCCGCGGAACCGGCCAGCAGCCGGCCGGGGGCGGTGGCGACGCCGACGGCCCCGGCGACCAGTTTCGTCGCCCACTTGTCCAGGGCCAGCGCGCCCGCGCCGACGCCGGAACCGACGTAGCGGACCCCGGCGAGTTCGCAGAGCGCGGCGAGGGTGCCGTCCTCCCCGTGGACGCCGTGCAGGACGGGGAACACGACGTCGCAGGTCTGCAGGACGCGCACGGCCCCGGCGAGGCCGAGCGGGCGCAGTTCGTCGTCGCGCCAGAGACCGTCGCGGTCGACGGTCAACCGGACGACCCGGTGGTGGCCGGTCTCCTCGAGTCCGGCGGCGACGGCGGCGGCCGAGGCGAGGGAGACGTCGTGCTCGCCGTTGCGGCCGCCGCCGACGACCGCGACCCGGATCTGCCCCTGGTCAAGGGTGGAACTGTTCACGTCGGAGAACTCCGTTTCTCTCCCCCGCGGTGCGGGGGTCAGGTGGTGCTGCGGTGGACCCGGCGGCCGAAGCCGACGAGGAGTTCGGCGTCGAGGCGGCCGCTCCAGCGCGCCCAGTCCGACAGTCGCGGTTCGCCGTGGTCACCGGGGCCGAAGACGGTCACGTCGGCGCCGAGGAGGAGTTCGGGGGCGGGCAGGTCCGCCAGCTGCCCGAGGTCCACGACCGTCTGGTCCATCGACACCCGCCCGACGACGCGGCAGCGGCGGCCGGCGACGCTGACCTCGGCCTCGGCGGCGAGGTCGCGCGGGACGCCGTCGGCGTAGCCGAGGGGGAGCAGCCCGAGGGTCGTGTCCCGCGGCGCGTACCAGGTGTGGCCGTAGCCGACGGGGGTTCCCGCCCGCACCCGGCGCACCGCGGTCAGCGGCGCCCGGAACGTGACGGCCCCGCGCAGCGGAACCGTCCCGGTGGGGTCGATCCCCAGCAACCCGGCGCCGATCCGCACGAGGTCGTGGTGCGACGAGGGGTCGGCGAAGGTGCCGGCGGTGGCGGCCAGGTGCGCGTCGGGTTCCAGTCCCGCACGTCGCGCGACGCGGAGGCCTTCCTCGAACCGGCTGCGCTGCAGCGCGTTCTCCCGAAGATCCTCGGCGCAGGCGAGGTGCGACATGACCCCGACGACGTGGAGGCGGCCGGAGCGTTGCGCGGCGGCGGCCTGTTCGCACAACCGTGCCCACTCCCCCACCGCGGCGCCGTCGCGGGTCATCCCGGTGTCCAGGTGCAGGTGCACGCGGGCCCCGCGCGGCATGCCGAGCAGGTGGGCGAGACCGGGGACGGCGAGGTCGACGCCGGCGGCCACGGCGGGGCGGAAGTCGGTGCCCGAGGGGTTCAGCCAGCTCAGCACGGGCGCGGTCACGCCCTGCGCGCGCAACGCCAGGGCCTCCGCCACACCGGTCACCCCGAGCGACGTGGCCCCGCCGGCCAGGGCGGCGCGGGCGACGGCGAGGGCCCCGACGCCGTACCCGTCGGCCTTCACGACCGCCATCACGGCCGCCGACGTGCGGGCCCGGACGAGGCGGGTGTTGCGGGTCACGGCCGCGAGGTCGAGTTCCACGATCGCCGACCCCGTGCGGGGCGCCGCGGCGAGGGTGGAGTTCACGACCGCACCTCCTCGAGGGGACCGTGCAGCGCGTGCTCCGCTCCGGTGACGGCGGCCCAGTAGCGGTCCCCGAAGCTCCAGTGCCACCACTCGGTGGGGTAGTTCACGAACCCCGCGGCGAGCAGCACGTCCCCCAGGACCTCGCGGTGGCGGCGGGCGGTCGCACCGACGGGCGCGGCGGTGGCGCACGCGCCGCGGGAGTCCTCGGGCGTCGCGTCGATCGGGGTGCCCAGGTCGAGTTCCCGGCCCCGCTCGTCGACGAGGGTGAGGTCGACGGCGGAACCGGCGACGTGCGGGGCGACCGCGACGGGGGCGACGAACCGGCTGGTGAGGTGGTGCACGAGGTCGTCGTCGGCGTCGGG
This region includes:
- the alr gene encoding alanine racemase — encoded protein: MNSTLAAAPRTGSAIVELDLAAVTRNTRLVRARTSAAVMAVVKADGYGVGALAVARAALAGGATSLGVTGVAEALALRAQGVTAPVLSWLNPSGTDFRPAVAAGVDLAVPGLAHLLGMPRGARVHLHLDTGMTRDGAAVGEWARLCEQAAAAQRSGRLHVVGVMSHLACAEDLRENALQRSRFEEGLRVARRAGLEPDAHLAATAGTFADPSSHHDLVRIGAGLLGIDPTGTVPLRGAVTFRAPLTAVRRVRAGTPVGYGHTWYAPRDTTLGLLPLGYADGVPRDLAAEAEVSVAGRRCRVVGRVSMDQTVVDLGQLADLPAPELLLGADVTVFGPGDHGEPRLSDWARWSGRLDAELLVGFGRRVHRSTT
- a CDS encoding response regulator transcription factor yields the protein MISVLLVDDQDLFRAGVRVIVDAQEGLHVVGAAGDGLEAVRFTEELSPDVVLMDLRMPEMDGVEATRQIFLPERVARRAAPVRVIVLTTFDLDDRAATAIRYGASGFLLKDTTPAQLADAIRTVHAGNAVLAPGDLTRLLERDLTATRPPPPQFLALTAKEREVFDAVARGLSNAEAGRLVFVSESTVKTHVGAILRKLGLRDRVQIVVFAYENGLTG
- a CDS encoding M15 family metallopeptidase — protein: MNVELLMSDPVVAAVPVREDGDPLVVLGPGFGPAGARVRRAVAVRLALAQDGLPRGTSLRVVEGLRELSAQRAIIARYSAQVRAAHPDADDDLVHHLTSRFVAPVAVAPHVAGSAVDLTLVDERGRELDLGTPIDATPEDSRGACATAAPVGATARRHREVLGDVLLAAGFVNYPTEWWHWSFGDRYWAAVTGAEHALHGPLEEVRS
- a CDS encoding putative bifunctional diguanylate cyclase/phosphodiesterase, whose amino-acid sequence is MLAALIVLRTLVVVASFLVVARRASRESGARTQVRGSWRSYRAGLGLLAASSALETVPVLLGQSVGRVGLGLVLVLRVTSTTGCFFLYHGISRWYRAHDKGRPSGRVDWLVGISCVLGVAGLANVVLVVPDGGTGLAQQLRIVHVASIAVLLSAVAFFALTMPRDLRGRSTMVAAAVALVLVTQVVYLLHGPQLGIVLACWTAWAYLAVAYAIAACLPAVTLGHQHHRILSVPVVSSAGLVLGLVSLLGAGLVPRPTHWALWFGAAAIAGSGVRLVRLVRDLADHDRARRQARTDDLTGLANRREFLDHLRRAAGEGAPFAVLLLDLDRFKEVNDQHGHAAGDELLTATAIRLGSVLPHPALLARLGGDEFAVLLPGADAAEAVTTAGSMLAAVSRVDVVLGSVVAHTVGASVGVATSSGSDGLSGEELLRRADGAMYTAKVGGLGVALHDEVTDRAWRSRVLLSEELHDALGVDAGPCAADAFEVHYQPQVSLVDDEVVGVEALVRWNHPRLGLLAPGAFLDVLEERGMMPALTVHVARRAVTDLAAWRAAGYDLRLSINTSSTYLSNPQLLELLDELAEGTDPSRIVVEVTETSLMNEPERALATCRDITARGFSLSIDDFGTGYSSLAYLANLPATELKIDRAFTSRALVDDRITAIVAGTVDLAHHLGLRVVAEGVEDTGTLELLRGLGIEESQGYLHSRPVPAGEFLRWLRGRTPAVV
- a CDS encoding D-alanine--D-alanine ligase family protein, translated to MNSSTLDQGQIRVAVVGGGRNGEHDVSLASAAAVAAGLEETGHHRVVRLTVDRDGLWRDDELRPLGLAGAVRVLQTCDVVFPVLHGVHGEDGTLAALCELAGVRYVGSGVGAGALALDKWATKLVAGAVGVATAPGRLLAGSADREELLAAPWGGPVVVKPVTAGSSLGVSLVRRPGELPAALASAVALDDRVLVEEFVVGREFCVAVLARPDGTRRTAPIEEVVRDGIFDHAAKYGGHPDIRLPADVSPSEAGALEAAAVAVFDALGCRGLARVDFFLTADGVVLNEVNTTPGFTAHSAAPLMFAAGGLGYGDLLDVLVRDALV
- a CDS encoding sensor histidine kinase, translated to MDDLDETTPVRRFGPDVLLGLLTAAAGLAELRVRTDSGYESASPFFVLLVALTVGIARPLPGIALGLTWLTGVLQLTHSVPMLLSQAFMLFVAFSAARWGGPLVLGLSGVSIVTGTLVAAGALFSGYYYPGILVRRQVEFAFNLFGTAATLVVLLLVLAAAWLAGLALRFQGSAATSRRERVAAERESAQAHLETAQAYEIARLREEQARLARDVHDVVGHSLAVILAQAESGQFLPDHDPAALKATLGTIAGTARASLRDVQQVLSASAEAPAPGRLQSLVEGARGTGFRIVSSTSGAERPLPPELAAVAYRVLQEMLTNALRHGDRDAPVTVVQRWPGESSGPGNQWLELHVSNGIPAAGGTTSAGGRGVEGMRRRLEGVGGGLEVAPGPAGRFSVTARVPVRA